A part of Phoenix dactylifera cultivar Barhee BC4 chromosome 2, palm_55x_up_171113_PBpolish2nd_filt_p, whole genome shotgun sequence genomic DNA contains:
- the LOC103720374 gene encoding peroxidase 5-like, with translation MAFGRGGEVLVAFVVALCMSATKLEAQLHMGYYDKTCPQAEFVVMDEVKKAVAGNIGFAAALVRMHFHDCFVRGCDGSILIDSTPNNMAEKDAPPNNPSMVGFEIIDNAKKRLEAECKRTVSCADILAFAARDAVVLTGGFFYKVLAGRRDGKVSIANETLTNLPPPSFDLNQLTQSFAQKGLSQDEMIFLSGAHTIGRSHCSSFSNRLDNFNSTFSQDPSLDPAYAGQLKQECPNTSSGANQVVPMDPNSPNTFDTSYYSNILANRGLFTSDQTLMSTPATAAKVRQNAADWLGFQKKFGKAMRKMGKIGVLTGSEGEIRCNCRVVNGFY, from the exons ATGGCTTTTGGAAGGGGAGGAGAGGTGTTGGTAGCCTTTGTGGTGGCCTTGTGCATGAGTGCCACCAAATTAGAAGCTCAGCTCCATATGGGCTACTATGACAAGACTTGCCCTCAAGCTGAGTTCGTTGTTATGGACGAGGTTAAGAAGGCTGTGGCCGGCAACATTGGCTTCGCTGCCGCTCTTGTGAGGATGCACTTTCATGATTGCTTCGTTAGG GGTTGTGATGGGTCAATTCTCATTGATTCAACGCCAAATAACATGGCGGAGAAGGATGCACCACCAAACAATCCGAGCATGGTAGGGTTTGAAATCATCGACAATGCCAAGAAAAGATTGGAGGCAGAGTGCAAGAGAACGGTTTCATGCGCTGATATACTCGCGTTTGCAGCCAGAGATGCTGTCGTGCTG ACTGGAGGATTTTTCTACAAAGTCCTTGCAGGCCGAAGAGATGGAAAGGTTTCGATAGCAAATGAGACGTTGACAAATCTCCCTCCTCCGTCATTTGACCTCAACCAACTCACTCAAAGCTTTGCTCAAAAAGGGTTGAGCCAGGATGAGATGATATTTCTCTCAG GAGCACATACAATTGGCCGGTCTCACTGCAGCTCCTTCAGCAACAGACTcgacaatttcaactcaacctTCAGCCAGGACCCGAGCTTGGACCCGGCGTATGCAGGCCAACTAAAGCAAGAGTGCCCGAATACGAGCAGTGGTGCAAACCAGGTGGTGCCAATGGATCCAAACAGCCCAAACACGTTTGACACCAGCTATTATAGCAATATCTTAGCGAACCGTGGTCTGTTCACTTCCGACCAGACCTTGATGTCAACCCCGGCGACGGCAGCTAAGGTGAGGCAGAATGCAGCCGACTGGTTGGGCTTCCAGAAGAAGTTCGGAAAAGCGATGAGAAAGATGGGCAAGATTGGAGTCCTCACTGGAAGCGAGGGAGAGATAAGGTGCAACTGTAGGGTCGTGAACGGATTCTATTGA
- the LOC103720377 gene encoding nascent polypeptide-associated complex subunit alpha-like protein 4 codes for MPGPVVQGEEEQLISSLKEEEEEQRQQDEEEEQQQRQQLDDAPVIEDVKEDEDDDDDDDDDDDEAQGEQGVGANDSSKQSRSEKKSRKAMLKLGMKPITGVSRVTIKRTKNILFIISKPDVFKSPNSETYVMFGEAKIEDLSSQLQTQAAQQFRMPDLSSVMAKPDASAAAAPADEDEEEIDETGVEPRDIDLVMTQAGVSRGKAVKALKTHNGDIVSAIMELTA; via the exons ATGCCGGGCCCCGTCGTCCAAGGAGAAGAAGAGCaactcatctcctccctcaaagaggaggaggaggagcagcggcaacaagatgaagaagaagagcagcagcaGCGACAGCAGCTG GACGATGCTCCCGTCATCGAAGACGTCAAGGAGGACgaagacgacgacgacgacgatgacGACGACGATGACGAAGCCCAAG GTGAACAAGGAGTAGGTGCAAATGACAGCTCCAAGCAGAGCAGGAGCGAGAAAAAGAGCCGCAAGGCAATGCTGAAGCTTGGGATGAAACCTATTACAGGTGTCAGCAGGGTTACCATTAAGAGAACCAAAAAT ATCTTGTTCATCATATCGAAACCTGATGTCTTCAAGAGCCCAAATTCTGAGACGTATGTCATGTTCGGTGAGGCAAAAATAGAGGACTTAAGCTCCCAGCTACAAACACAAGCTGCCCAGCAGTTCAGGATGCCGGACCTCAGCAGTGTTATGGCCAAGCCAGATGCATCCGCTGCTGCTGCACCAgctgatgaggatgaggaggaaATAGATGAGACTGGAGTGGAGCCTCGTGACATTGATCTTGTTATGACACAGGCTGGCGTGTCTAGAGGGAAGGCTGTTAAGGCTCTCAAGACCCACAATGGAGATATTGTCAGTGCCATCATGGAGCTCACTGCCTAA
- the LOC103720376 gene encoding peroxidase 5-like, whose protein sequence is MGFGGEIVLGVLVVLCLSSQLEAQLKVGFYGTTCPQAEPIVKLQVTKALASNIGLAAGLVRMHFHDCFVRGCDGSVLIDSTSTNTAEKDSSINTSLRGFEVIDSAKAQLEATCNGVVSCADILAFAARDSIAMTGGISYQVPAGRRDGRVSLASDTFANLPAPSSNVDQLTQSFQVKGLTQDQMVTLSGAHTIGRSHCSSFSNRLYNFNTTVKQDPSLDATYAAQLKQQCPQGSTNPNLVVPMDPPSPNIVDTSYYNDILVNRGLFTSDQTLLSEAATASHVTQNAANSLLWQNKFAAAMVAMGQVGVLTGSNGEIRLNCRAIN, encoded by the exons atggggtTTGGGGGAGAGATAGTGTTAGGAGTTTTGGTGGTTTTGTGCTTGAGTTCTCAGCTGGAGGCTCAGCTTAAAGTGGGGTTTTATGGCACCACATGTCCTCAGGCTGAGCCTATTGTGAAGCTTCAGGTTACGAAGGCACTTGCTAGTAATATCGGTCTGGCTGCTGGGCTTGTGAGAATGCACTTCCACGACTGCTTCGTTAGA GGCTGCGATGGGTCCGTTCTCATTGACTCAACTTCAACCAACACTGCAGAGAAGGATTCTTCGATCAACACCAGCCTCCGAGGGTTTGAAGTCATAGACAGTGCTAAGGCCCAGTTGGAAGCTACATGCAATGGAGTGGTTTCATGTGCCGATATACTTGCTTTTGCTGCGAGGGATAGCATAGCAATG ACTGGAGGGATCTCGTATCAGGTCCCGGCTGGAAGAAGAGATGGAAGAGTCTCATTGGCGTCAGACACATTCGCTAATTTGCCAGCTCCAAGCTCTAACGTTGATCAGCTCACCCAGAGCTTTCAAGTTAAAGGGCTCACCCAGGATCAAATGGTCACCCTCTCCG GGGCACATACTATTGGCCGATCTCACTGTAGCTCCTTCAGCAATAGACTCTATAACTTCAATACTACCGTGAAACAAGATCCAAGCTTGGATGCAACTTATGCTGCACAACTGAAGCAGCAATGCCCCCAGGGGAGCACCAACCCGAACCTGGTTGTCCCAATGGACCCTCCTAGCCCAAACATCGTGGACACCAGCTACTATAATGACATCCTTGTGAATCGAGGCTTGTTCACATCAGATCAAACCCTCCTATCGGAAGCTGCGACCGCGAGCCATGTGACGCAGAATGCTGCCAACTCCTTACTCTGGCAGAACAAGTTTGCTGCAGCCATGGTGGCAATGGGTCAGGTTGGTGTCCTCACCGGAAGCAATGGAGAGATACGTCTCAATTGCAGGGCCATCAACTAA